The window TCGTCTCGGAGAACGACGGCGCGATCCTCTCGGCCAACGGCCGGGACGGTCGGTGGGCCCTCCAGTTACTGTACCACGATCGAGAGGCAGTGTCGACGGCGCATCGGCTGCTCGAGCAGTACGAGTACCGCGTCGAAGTCACACGCGTCAGCGGGACGGAAGACCTTGCCCGGGTTCGAACGCCGCTGACCGAGATCCAGTACGAGACGATCGCGAAGGCCCACGAACTGGGCTACTTCGACGTGCCGCGGCAGGTGACCCTCGAGGAACTCGCCGCCGAACTGGGAATCTCCCATCAGGCGCTTTCAGAGCGGCTACGACGGAGTCACGCCGCGCTCATTAGCGCGGAGCTATCGGACCACTTGACGCCGCTCGCGATCGACCCCTGAGCCGCCGGGGACCGAATACCCGGTTGGCGACGGTTCCCAGACGATTCTACCGCAGTATTCCGCTTCGATACCAGCGCGCTCGAGATCCGATCGCTACGCTTAAGCTCAGAAGCAAACCAAATGACCGGTATCGAATCTGTTTGTCCAGCAAATATCCGAATCGCACTATGATTGCACCAACAGATAGCTTTATTATTCGATAGTATGTAATACGGAT is drawn from Halopiger aswanensis and contains these coding sequences:
- a CDS encoding helix-turn-helix domain-containing protein; protein product: MTTVVELDVPADRLGLARAFDRVPTFECQIGGMIGDGPPLVRVSGPDRRTVAHALEADPSVEVIATVTGDSGTEASVETGTNTGDGTNTDADDDGGTDRNRWLFRLEFGERLKLFEEIVSENDGAILSANGRDGRWALQLLYHDREAVSTAHRLLEQYEYRVEVTRVSGTEDLARVRTPLTEIQYETIAKAHELGYFDVPRQVTLEELAAELGISHQALSERLRRSHAALISAELSDHLTPLAIDP